The genomic stretch GCGCGGCCGCGCTCCTCGACGACGCCCGGCGCGAGGCCGGGCCCGAGCACCGGCTGGCGATCCTGCGGCTGCGCGGCAACCTCGACGTCCGCCGCGGCAACCCGACCGCCGCGCACGACCGGCTCATGGCCGAGGCGGAGCGTCAGCTCGCCGCCGGGGAGCCGCGCCTGGCCTGCGACCTCGCGCTCGAGGCGATCGTCGCGGGCACGATGATCGCCGACGGCCCGGCGCAGCGGCGCACCGTGGACCTCGCGGTGCGCGCGGGGCGCCTGGTCGGCGGCGGGCACGAGCTGCTCGCCGACAGCGTGGCCGCCGAGTTCCTCGTCGTCGAGGGCCGGGCCGCCGAGGCGCACGCCCGCAAGGAGGCGCTCGACGAGCGCCTGGCGCTGATGGACCCGATCGTCGCCCAGGAGCTGCTCGGGCTCGTCGCCCAGGGCTGGGTGTGGCTGGGGGACCTCGATCACGCCGAGCGCGTGGTCGACCGGCTGCTCGCCGCCTACGAGGAGGCGGGCGCCCTGGGCCGCGCGCCGTACCCGCTGAACGTGCGCGCCCAGCTCGCGTTCCGCCGGGGGCGCTGGGAGCAGGCGCTCACGGACGCCGCCGGCTCGGCGCGGCTCGCGCGCGACACCTCGCAGGACACGATCCTCGCCTTCAACCTCACGACGCTGGGCCGCCTGGAGGCCGCGCTCGGGCGCGACACCGAGGCCCACGCGCACCTCGACGAGGCCGCGGCGATCATCGAGCGTGAGGGCGCGCTCGGTCACGCCGCCCACGCCGAGGCGGCGCTCGGCTTCGCCGAGGTCAGCGCGGGCCGGCCGGAGTGGGCCATCGCCGCGCTCGAGCGGGCGGCGCAGCTCGAGCGGCGCGGCGGCATGCACAACCCGGCCGTCCTGATGTGGGCCGGGGACCTCGTCGAGTGCCTCGTGGCGACCGGCCGCCGCGACGACGCGCTCGCGCTGGCCGAGGACCTCGAGGGCCGCGGCGACGGCGACGGCCTGCCGTGGGCGCACATGGCCGCGCTGCGCGGGCGCATCCTGCTCGACGACGGCGACCGGGTCGACGCGCTCGCGGCACGCGTGCTCGGCTGGCACGACCGGCTCGACGCGCCGTTCGAGCGGGCGCGCACCGAGCTCGTCATCGGTGAGCGCCTGCGCCGCGCCCGCCGCCGCAGCGACGCTCGCGAACCTCTCGGGCGCGCGCTGGCCGCCTTCACGCTGCTCGGCGCCGAACCGTGGGCGAGCCGGGCCCGCCGCGAGCTCGAGGCCAGCGGCGGGCGCGACGACGACGCCGGACCGTCGCGCCTGGACGCGCTCGGCGACGACGAGCGGCGGATCGCGCTGCTGGTCAGCCGCGGCATGACGAACCGGGAGGTCGGCGAGGCGCTGTTCCTCAGCCCGAAGACGATCGAGCGCCGCCTCGGCGCGATCTACCGCAAGGCGGGCGTGCGCTCGCGCACCGAGCTGGCGCGTCTGGTGACCGAGTCGGCCTCCTAGACTTCCCGGCCGCATGGTCCACGGACGCGCGCGGGAGCTCGCACGGATGACCGACCTTCTCGACGCCGCCCGCCGCGGCCGCAGCTTCGCACTGCTCGTCGAGGGGCCGGCGGGAATCGGCAAGAGCACCGTGCTCGCCGAGGCGGTCGCCCGGGCCGGCGCCATGGAGGTCCTGCGGGCGCAGGGCTACGAGTCCGAGGCCGACATCCCGTACGGCGGCCTGCTCGAGCTCGTCGCGCCGCTGCTGGAGCTGCGCGGGCAGCTGCCCGCGGCGCACGCGGCCGCACTCGGCGGGGCGCTCGCGCTCGAACCCGCGTCGCCGCACGACCGCTTCGCCGTCCCCGTCGCGGTGCTCGGGCTGCTCGGCCTGGCCGCGGAGCGGTCCCCGGTGCTCGTGGTCGCCGACGACGCGCACTGGCTGGACGAGGCGTCGCTCGAGGCGATCCTGTTCGCCGCGCGGCGGATCGACGCGGAGGGCGTCGGCGTGCTCCTGGCCGCGCGCGACGGCGAGGGCGAGCGGCTCGACGCGCCGGGGATCGAGCGCCTGGTTCTCGGCGGGATCGACGAGGCCGCCGCGCGCGGGCTGCTGGCCGACGGCGAGCCGCTGGCGCCGGCCGTGGCCGAGGCGCTCGTCGCGACGAGTGGCGGCAACCCCCTCGCCCTGCGCGAGCTGCCCAGCGCCCTCAGCGAGGACGAGCGCACCGGGCGCGTCGCGCTGCGCACGCCGCTGCCCGCGAGCGACGAGGTCCAGGCCGCGTTCGCCGGACGGCTCGCCCGGCTGCCCGAGGACACGCGGCGCGCGCTCTGCGTCGTGGCGGCGTCGTCGGGCATCGGCGCCGCGCCGATCACGCAGGCGCTCGACGAGCTGGGCCTCGGCCCGGATACGCTGGCTGCCGCGCGCGAGGCCGGTCTGCTCGACGGGTTCGCGCTCCGGCATCCGCTGCTGACCGCGGCCGCCTACCACGACCGGCCGAGCGGCGAGCGCCGCGCCGCCCACCGCGCGCTGGCCGCCCACACGGAGGGGGCGCGCCGGGCGCACCACCTGGCCGAGGCGGCGGCGGGGCCCGACGAGGCGGTCGCGGGCGCGCTCGACGCCGCCGCGCAGGACGCCCGCGCCCGCGGCGCCCACAACGAGGCGGCGCGCACCTCGGTCCGCGCCGCGGACCTGTCCGCCGATCCGGTCGCGCGAGCCCGGCGCCGGCTCGAGGCGGCGGGCGACCTGGCGGTCTCGGGCCACGGCGGCCGCGCGCTCGAGCTCGTCGCCGAGGCGAGCGCGGCGGCCGCCGACCCGGACGCGCGCGCCGACGTCGACCTCATCCGCGCCCACGTGCTCATGCGCGCCGGCCAGCCGGTCCCCGCCCTGGAGATCCTGGAGGGGCTCGCGCAGCGCGCGAGCCGGGCGGGCGACGGCGCGACCGCGGCCCGCCTGCTCGTGGAGGCGTCCCTGGCGCACATGTTCACCGGCGACATGGTCAGCCTGCTCGACACGGCCGGGCGCGCCCGCGGCGAGGCGGCGGGCGTCTCCGGCGAGCTGGAGCTGCTCGCGACGCTGATCTCCGGCGAGGCGCTCGTCGCGCTCGGTCGCGCGGGGGAGGGCGACGCGCTGATCACCGCCGCCGAGCCGCTGCTCATGGCCGCGGACCCGGTGTCCGAGATCGCCGAGGTCATCGGCATGGCGGCCATGTGCTCGCTGTGGGTCGAGCGCTTCGCGCGTGCGGAGCGCGTCGTCGACCGCCTGATCGCCGGCGGGCGCGAGGCCGGTGCCGCGGGCCGCCTCGGGTATCCGCTGTGCGTGCGCGCGCAGATCCACTGGCGCCGCGGGCGCTGGAGCGCGGCGTACGCCGACGCCGAGGAGTCCGTCCGGCTGTGCCGCGAGACGCAGCAGCTCGGCACCCTGGCCGTCGCGCTGCCGACCCTGGCGCGCTGCGAGGCGGCGCTCGGGCACCTCGACGCCGCGCGGGCGCTCGGCACGGAGGGCCTCGCGCTGGCCGACGCCGCCCAGGCCGACGCCACGGCGGCGCACTCGCTGGCCACGCTCGGCTTCCTCGAGCTGACGGCGGGGCGCGCGGAGGAGGCGCTCGTCTGGTTCGACCGCTCGGCGCGGATCGCACGTCGCCAGGACCACGGCGAGCCCGCGCTGACGATGCATGCCGCGGACCGGATCGAGGCGCTCGCCCGCGCCGGCCGGCGCGACGACGCGCAGGACGCGCTGGAGCTTCTCGCGGAACAGGCGCAGGCCACCGGCGGCGCCTGGGCGACCGCGGCGGTGGCGCGCTGCCGCGCGCTCCTGGGCGCCGACGAGGACATCGGGCGCCACGCGCGCGCCGCGCTGGAGTGGCACGCGCGCGTCGACCTGCCGTTCGAGCGCGCGCGTACCGAGCTCGTCGTCGGCGAGCGCCTGCGCCGCGCCCGCCGGCGCGCCGACGCGCGCGAGCCGCTCGAGCGCGCGCTGGCGACGTTCGTCCGGCTCGGCGCCGAGCCGTGGGCCGAGCGCGCGCGCACCGAGCTGCGGGCCACCGGGGGCCGCGCGGCCGAGCCGTCCGAGCACGCGCCGGTGGAGGAGCTGACCCCGCACGAGCTGCAGGTGGCGCTGCTCGTCGCCCAGGGGCTGACGAACCGCGAGGCCGGCACGGCGCTGTTCCTCAGCCCGAAGACCATCGAGCACCACCTCAGCGCGATCTACCGCAAGCTCGGCCTGCGCTCCCGGACGCAGCTCGCGACGCTGCTGTCCGAGGAGCTCGAGCCGGCCGCCGCGTGACCGGCGGGTGCCGTACCGTTCGCAGCGTGACCACGCTGGCTGACCTTCCGCTCCTGAGCACCGGCAAGGTGCGCGAGATGTACGACCTGGGCGACCGCCTGCTCATGGTCGCCTCCGACCGCATCTCGACCTACGACGTCGTGCATCCGACCCCGATCCCGGACAAGGGCAAGGTCCTCACCGGGCTGTCGGCGTTCTGGTTCGCCAAGACCGGGCACATCGTGGCCAACCACATGCTCTCGGCGACCGACGACGTCCCGGACGAGGTCCGCGGCCGGGCGCTCGTCGTCCGCAAGCTCGAGATGCTGCCGGTCGAGTGCGTCGTGCGCGGCTACATCACCGGGTCGGGATGGAAGGACTATCAGTCCACGGGCAGCGTCTCGGGCATCCAGCTGCCGGCCGGCCTGCAGGAGTCCGAGCAGCTGCCGTCGCCGATCTTCACGCCGTCGACGAA from Capillimicrobium parvum encodes the following:
- a CDS encoding AAA family ATPase is translated as MTLLGRDRELALLDARLAAVRAGRPFALVVRGEPGIGKTALLIEAVRRAAGFTVLGARGIETAAPVPFRALRALAAPLLDLRDALPPAQALALGTALDLEPPTPHDRFAVPAALLGLLQAAAQRGPVLVVADDAQWLDGASRDALRFVARRLPEAPIGIIAAGRAASTPADGFDVRGLDVLDVPPLHRGAARALLQRAAPDVPPGVAEELLDAADGNPLALLETPRLLSAEERAGRTPLIEPPRPGEELEAAFAREVGSLPDATRRALTVAAAMESGPVRLLLDALGRVGLDEATLAPAERAGTLTLDDGELAFRHPLIRAAAYHAASEAERRAAHEALAEVVGDVRLRAWYLAAAAHREDAAVAAELEAAAREARARGGPVEAGTAFARSAELCTEAAERGRLRLEAAQDLAVAGRLDRAAALLDDARREAGPEHRLAILRLRGNLDVRRGNPTAAHDRLMAEAERQLAAGEPRLACDLALEAIVAGTMIADGPAQRRTVDLAVRAGRLVGGGHELLADSVAAEFLVVEGRAAEAHARKEALDERLALMDPIVAQELLGLVAQGWVWLGDLDHAERVVDRLLAAYEEAGALGRAPYPLNVRAQLAFRRGRWEQALTDAAGSARLARDTSQDTILAFNLTTLGRLEAALGRDTEAHAHLDEAAAIIEREGALGHAAHAEAALGFAEVSAGRPEWAIAALERAAQLERRGGMHNPAVLMWAGDLVECLVATGRRDDALALAEDLEGRGDGDGLPWAHMAALRGRILLDDGDRVDALAARVLGWHDRLDAPFERARTELVIGERLRRARRRSDAREPLGRALAAFTLLGAEPWASRARRELEASGGRDDDAGPSRLDALGDDERRIALLVSRGMTNREVGEALFLSPKTIERRLGAIYRKAGVRSRTELARLVTESAS
- a CDS encoding AAA family ATPase, with the protein product MVHGRARELARMTDLLDAARRGRSFALLVEGPAGIGKSTVLAEAVARAGAMEVLRAQGYESEADIPYGGLLELVAPLLELRGQLPAAHAAALGGALALEPASPHDRFAVPVAVLGLLGLAAERSPVLVVADDAHWLDEASLEAILFAARRIDAEGVGVLLAARDGEGERLDAPGIERLVLGGIDEAAARGLLADGEPLAPAVAEALVATSGGNPLALRELPSALSEDERTGRVALRTPLPASDEVQAAFAGRLARLPEDTRRALCVVAASSGIGAAPITQALDELGLGPDTLAAAREAGLLDGFALRHPLLTAAAYHDRPSGERRAAHRALAAHTEGARRAHHLAEAAAGPDEAVAGALDAAAQDARARGAHNEAARTSVRAADLSADPVARARRRLEAAGDLAVSGHGGRALELVAEASAAAADPDARADVDLIRAHVLMRAGQPVPALEILEGLAQRASRAGDGATAARLLVEASLAHMFTGDMVSLLDTAGRARGEAAGVSGELELLATLISGEALVALGRAGEGDALITAAEPLLMAADPVSEIAEVIGMAAMCSLWVERFARAERVVDRLIAGGREAGAAGRLGYPLCVRAQIHWRRGRWSAAYADAEESVRLCRETQQLGTLAVALPTLARCEAALGHLDAARALGTEGLALADAAQADATAAHSLATLGFLELTAGRAEEALVWFDRSARIARRQDHGEPALTMHAADRIEALARAGRRDDAQDALELLAEQAQATGGAWATAAVARCRALLGADEDIGRHARAALEWHARVDLPFERARTELVVGERLRRARRRADAREPLERALATFVRLGAEPWAERARTELRATGGRAAEPSEHAPVEELTPHELQVALLVAQGLTNREAGTALFLSPKTIEHHLSAIYRKLGLRSRTQLATLLSEELEPAAA